In Streptomyces sp. NBC_01426, one genomic interval encodes:
- a CDS encoding glutamate synthase-related protein, with the protein MSALSAPGFPEEAVRARARTGTAEVFPAADGYGSRLFGAAPVERDGLDALRLMPPVFMPRRLEKLIDLGREPSYEDVDLRTRVGGFASRLPLYLSAFGSTRAGSGDLGVAAGRQAARLGIPMVIGENMVPVHGYGTRSALLERVTAYAETVADGVGGVVVQQSTEDADSEVWNLLYSDPGTRALRDSGRLGFELKVGQGAKPGLGGMTVIEAAEAERLAEQFAVRDLLGDPGRRLRCATPGTFTEEIVRRQLRFMRNNFPLARTWVKFHPGRDVARAAAIAWTAGADAVTVDGAEGGTGWAPRAFLDGVGLPLDECLRRVGTPAGDLLASGRIWEGGRAVRVLALGARAVGLGRAALLAVDEDPRAGLVRLVEALALETRLLVSALGKYHVGDLDPADLWAPDRLGAPAPAAPLPDPAAPAGARPAAATAVAGPS; encoded by the coding sequence GTGAGCGCGCTGAGCGCCCCCGGGTTCCCCGAGGAGGCGGTACGGGCCCGGGCGCGGACCGGCACGGCCGAGGTGTTCCCGGCGGCGGACGGGTACGGGTCCCGGCTCTTCGGGGCCGCACCCGTCGAGCGGGACGGCCTGGACGCCCTGCGTCTCATGCCGCCGGTGTTCATGCCCAGGCGGCTGGAGAAGCTGATCGACCTGGGCCGGGAGCCCTCCTACGAGGACGTGGACCTGCGCACCCGGGTCGGCGGCTTCGCCTCGCGGCTCCCGCTCTACCTCTCGGCGTTCGGCTCGACCCGGGCGGGCAGCGGTGACCTCGGCGTGGCCGCGGGCCGGCAGGCCGCGCGGCTCGGCATCCCGATGGTGATCGGGGAGAACATGGTGCCGGTCCACGGATACGGCACGCGTTCGGCGCTGCTGGAGCGGGTGACGGCGTACGCCGAGACCGTCGCCGACGGGGTCGGCGGGGTGGTCGTGCAGCAGTCGACCGAGGACGCCGACTCCGAGGTGTGGAACCTGCTGTACAGCGACCCGGGGACGCGCGCCCTGCGGGACTCCGGCCGGCTGGGGTTCGAGCTGAAGGTGGGCCAGGGCGCGAAGCCGGGGCTCGGCGGGATGACCGTGATCGAGGCGGCCGAGGCCGAGCGGCTGGCCGAACAGTTCGCGGTGCGTGACCTGTTGGGCGATCCCGGGCGGCGCCTGCGCTGCGCGACCCCCGGCACGTTCACCGAGGAGATCGTCCGCCGGCAACTGAGGTTCATGCGGAACAACTTCCCGCTGGCCCGGACCTGGGTGAAGTTCCACCCGGGCCGGGACGTGGCCCGGGCCGCCGCCATCGCCTGGACGGCGGGCGCCGACGCCGTCACGGTGGACGGCGCCGAGGGCGGCACCGGTTGGGCGCCGCGGGCCTTCCTGGACGGCGTCGGCCTGCCCCTCGACGAGTGCCTGCGCCGCGTCGGCACCCCGGCCGGGGACCTGCTCGCCTCGGGACGGATCTGGGAGGGCGGCCGTGCGGTGCGGGTGCTCGCCCTGGGCGCGAGGGCGGTGGGCCTGGGCCGGGCGGCGTTGCTCGCCGTGGACGAGGACCCCCGGGCGGGTCTGGTCCGGCTGGTCGAGGCGCTGGCCCTGGAGACCCGGCTGCTGGTCAGCGCCCTCGGCAAGTACCACGTGGGCGACCTCGACCCGGCCGACCTGTGGGCCCCGGACCGTCTCGGCGCGCCCGCCCCCGCCGCACCGCTCCCCGACCCGGCCGCGCCCGCCGGGGCGCGTCCGGCCGCGGCGACCGCGGTCGCCGGGCCGTCGTGA
- a CDS encoding MFS transporter, with the protein MDTPARPDTARPDPAKVQWGRVGSLVGGQAAVQLGSFALLIAMNWTAVQIGGTRAVTLLMLAATVPRALMLIFGGAVADTLGPRFVLLRTTAARVLLLGVGAVVTANTGQLWPLVTIALVEGVLLGLAGPASGVLLPLFARGDQLARANSLYAMVLRVAPILGAPAGAFLITVGELWVAMLVGALTGAIWLGCLLHVTHGFVRPEPEPGVSLVKRSGDGFRLLARHPRLRWMFVAALCLDMAFSWPAEVALPLLVSERGWGVGAVGVVLAAFSVGALGSSAVGAAFAHRIPMFVRLVVTGAGLAAGILVMALMPSVVSLTAVAAGVGLLSGLNGPAIVTLYQQSAPEDRMGAAMSTLSLAGIGTAPVSIAVFSSLSLVLGVQTTWLVCGAIAFVSPFAAVMALRHPARAQEPAPAPVEPAVPAAV; encoded by the coding sequence ATGGACACCCCCGCACGTCCCGACACCGCACGGCCGGACCCCGCGAAGGTCCAGTGGGGTCGCGTCGGCAGCCTCGTCGGCGGTCAGGCCGCCGTCCAGCTGGGCAGCTTCGCCCTGCTGATCGCCATGAACTGGACCGCCGTGCAGATCGGCGGGACCCGCGCCGTCACGCTGCTGATGCTCGCCGCGACCGTGCCCCGCGCCCTCATGCTGATCTTCGGCGGGGCCGTCGCCGACACCCTCGGCCCGCGCTTCGTCCTGCTGCGCACCACCGCCGCCCGGGTCCTGCTGCTCGGCGTCGGCGCCGTGGTCACCGCCAACACCGGGCAGTTGTGGCCGCTGGTGACCATCGCCCTGGTGGAGGGCGTGCTGCTCGGGCTGGCCGGACCGGCCTCCGGGGTGCTGTTGCCCCTGTTCGCCCGCGGCGACCAACTGGCGCGCGCCAACTCCCTGTACGCGATGGTCCTGCGGGTCGCGCCGATCCTCGGCGCCCCGGCCGGCGCCTTCCTGATCACCGTCGGGGAGCTGTGGGTGGCGATGCTGGTCGGCGCGCTCACCGGCGCGATCTGGCTCGGCTGCCTGCTCCACGTCACCCACGGGTTCGTCCGGCCCGAGCCCGAGCCCGGGGTCTCCCTGGTGAAGCGGTCCGGGGACGGCTTCCGGCTGCTGGCCCGGCATCCGAGGCTGCGCTGGATGTTCGTCGCCGCGCTGTGCCTGGACATGGCGTTCAGTTGGCCGGCCGAGGTGGCGCTGCCCCTGCTGGTGTCCGAGCGGGGCTGGGGCGTCGGCGCGGTCGGCGTGGTCCTGGCGGCGTTCAGCGTGGGGGCGTTGGGCTCCAGCGCGGTGGGGGCGGCGTTCGCGCACCGCATCCCCATGTTCGTGCGGCTCGTCGTGACGGGCGCCGGCCTGGCCGCCGGGATCCTCGTCATGGCGCTGATGCCGTCGGTGGTCTCGCTGACCGCCGTCGCCGCCGGGGTCGGCCTGCTGTCCGGGCTGAACGGCCCGGCGATCGTCACCCTGTACCAACAGTCGGCTCCCGAGGACCGGATGGGCGCCGCCATGTCCACCCTGTCGCTCGCCGGGATCGGCACCGCGCCCGTCTCCATCGCCGTGTTCAGCTCGTTGTCGCTGGTCCTCGGCGTCCAGACCACCTGGCTGGTGTGCGGTGCCATCGCGTTCGTCTCCCCCTTCGCCGCCGTGATGGCCCTGCGTCACCCGGCGCGGGCGCAGGAGCCGGCGCCGGCGCCGGTGGAGCCTGCCGTACCGGCCGCGGTGTGA